In Pleomorphomonas sp. T1.2MG-36, a single window of DNA contains:
- a CDS encoding uracil-DNA glycosylase gives MSNRSVVAEFAGHPVEPDRNCGLCPRLVAFRHAQREAHPDWHNAPVPTFGTSDARLLIAGLAPGLRGANRTGRAFTGDYAGDLLYETMSEFGFARGVYRADPNDGFELVDAAISNSVRCVPPENKPTNDEINNCRRFFAATLATFSRLSAIIALGKIAHDQLLKTLKVPLVRHKFAHGAVHTLDCLPGIRLYDSYHCSRYNTNTGVLTPEMFRAVFAAVRRDIDSR, from the coding sequence ATGTCAAACAGAAGCGTCGTGGCCGAATTCGCCGGACATCCGGTCGAACCCGACCGAAACTGTGGCCTCTGCCCGCGCCTCGTGGCTTTTCGGCACGCGCAGCGCGAGGCGCATCCGGACTGGCACAATGCGCCCGTCCCGACCTTTGGAACCTCGGATGCGCGTCTGCTGATCGCCGGCCTGGCTCCCGGTCTCCGCGGAGCCAACCGCACCGGACGGGCCTTCACGGGCGACTACGCCGGTGACCTTCTCTACGAAACCATGAGCGAGTTCGGCTTTGCGCGCGGCGTCTATCGCGCCGATCCCAATGACGGTTTCGAGTTGGTCGATGCCGCCATCAGCAACTCCGTGCGCTGCGTACCGCCCGAAAACAAACCAACCAACGACGAGATCAACAATTGCCGGCGCTTCTTTGCCGCGACGCTGGCGACATTTTCACGCCTTTCGGCAATCATCGCGCTCGGCAAGATCGCTCACGACCAGTTGCTGAAGACGCTCAAGGTGCCGCTTGTCCGTCATAAGTTCGCCCACGGGGCCGTGCATACGCTGGATTGTCTGCCAGGCATCCGGCTCTACGACAGCTATCATTGCTCTCGCTACAACACGAATACGGGCGTGCTGACGCCGGAGATGTTTCGAGCCGTTTTCGCCGCCGTGCGCCGGGATATCGACAGCCGCTAA